The sequence CGAACTTGTCGTAGCGGTAGCGCCAGATATGCCCGACGATGAATACCACCGCCGCGGCATAGGGCAGCACCACCCACAGCAGAATCGCTGATGTACTCATCCGTTCCCCCTCGGGCTGAATGGCGGTAGATTTCCCAAGAATGACAATCCGACCGTTTCAGTCGGAGGGCCCTCGCTGACCAAGGCCAGCACCCGCTCTTGGGTTTCCTGATCCACTGGCGGCAGCGACAGCGTGATGCTGCGGATCAATCCAGCCCAGTGGCTGCCCATGGATTCCAGTGCCGTGCGCAGCACTTCGATGCCCTCGATATGCGAGGACAGCAACGCCTCGGCAATCGGGTCATCGCAGCGCGCCGAGAACTCCAGCACCGCCGGCAGGTAGTCCGGCAATTCATCGGCATCGAATTCCCACCCGGTGGCCCGGTAAGCCTCCAGGAAGGTGACCAGGGCCGTGCCGCGCTTGCGGGTGTCCCCGGTGGCGAAGTAGCTCAGGTACAGGCTGCATTTGCGCTTCAAATCGAAGGTCTGCACGTACAGGCGCTGCACCTGCGTAGATCCCAGCGACCGGGAGGCTTCAATGAAGTCGGCCAACAGCTGGGCGATCGGCGCCGGAACACTGCCCAGGTGGGTTTCGAGCTCATCGAGCCGCGCGAACCACTTCTGGTCGGGGTAATCGAGTAGCAGCGAGGCGAGCGTGTGCACCCGGGCGCGCTCAGCACGCTTCATGGCCACCGGCTCCAAGGTGCCGGCAAGCTTGCGGCGCGGGGTTGCGCGGTTGAACAGTCGCGGGATCATTTGCCATCCTCTGGTGGGAACAGGCCTTCAGGGGTGCCATTGCCATCCCAGTTCAGCAGGTTGACCCGGCCCGGGGTGGAGGGACGGTCCGAAGTCTGGCGGTTCTTCAACGACTGGAAGTTCTCCACCGCCACCGGAACCGACTCGCCCGAAGAGGAGCCGAACGGGCCGGCCCCGCCCATGCCAGGACCGCCCTCGAAGTCCAGCGAGCAGCCCATTTCCTCAAGGTCGTGGGCCTG comes from Glutamicibacter arilaitensis Re117 and encodes:
- the narJ gene encoding nitrate reductase molybdenum cofactor assembly chaperone is translated as MIPRLFNRATPRRKLAGTLEPVAMKRAERARVHTLASLLLDYPDQKWFARLDELETHLGSVPAPIAQLLADFIEASRSLGSTQVQRLYVQTFDLKRKCSLYLSYFATGDTRKRGTALVTFLEAYRATGWEFDADELPDYLPAVLEFSARCDDPIAEALLSSHIEGIEVLRTALESMGSHWAGLIRSITLSLPPVDQETQERVLALVSEGPPTETVGLSFLGNLPPFSPRGNG